A genomic segment from Propionibacteriaceae bacterium ZF39 encodes:
- a CDS encoding serine hydrolase domain-containing protein yields the protein MISDSTAARLRHLLAEVQRDQRLPSVGAGLVRGGKLIWSEQLGTLSGRADGPTPTPDTQYRIGSITKTLVAVAVMQLRDAGRIDLDDRFEDYVPGTRIGRATIAQLLCHGAGVQAETSGPWWERTPGGDWAALAEGIDIRFRGGRRHHYSNVGYAALGALLAHCREQPWHEVVRGDLLEPLGMTRTTLRPNGNHAPGLAVHPYADLLHPEPEHDAGAMAAAGQYWSTIPDLGRWATFLTGETVGLLSADTLAEMCEPQVVVDLPGQPWTTAHGLGFQLWNVDGRRYRGHGGSMPGFLAMLVTDDDGDGCVLMANTTSGPLAPLAFSLLDLLGELEPLPVQPWSADGDAGQLDLVGTWHWGPSIMVARIVGPHLVLGEPGVGRASRFVRTGDDAWIGLDSYYAGEPLRVIRRSDGTVSHLDIASFRFTRTPYDPHGDIPGGVAEWA from the coding sequence GTGATCTCCGATTCGACCGCCGCGCGACTCCGTCACCTGCTGGCCGAGGTCCAGCGCGACCAGCGGCTGCCGTCCGTGGGTGCGGGCCTCGTGCGCGGTGGCAAGCTGATCTGGTCCGAGCAACTGGGCACGTTGAGCGGGCGCGCCGACGGGCCCACCCCCACACCGGACACGCAATACCGCATCGGCTCCATCACCAAGACCCTCGTCGCGGTCGCGGTGATGCAACTGCGCGATGCCGGCCGGATCGATCTCGATGATCGCTTCGAGGACTACGTTCCCGGCACCCGGATCGGCCGCGCCACGATCGCCCAGCTGCTCTGCCACGGCGCCGGCGTACAGGCCGAGACGTCGGGCCCTTGGTGGGAGCGTACGCCCGGCGGCGACTGGGCCGCGCTCGCCGAAGGCATCGACATCCGGTTCCGCGGCGGGCGGCGGCACCACTATTCCAACGTCGGGTACGCCGCCCTGGGTGCCCTGCTCGCGCACTGCCGGGAGCAGCCGTGGCACGAGGTCGTTCGCGGCGACCTGCTGGAGCCGCTCGGTATGACCAGGACGACCCTGCGTCCCAACGGCAACCACGCGCCCGGGCTGGCCGTGCACCCGTACGCCGACCTGCTCCACCCCGAGCCCGAGCACGACGCCGGCGCCATGGCAGCTGCCGGGCAGTATTGGTCGACGATCCCTGATCTCGGCCGGTGGGCGACCTTCCTCACCGGCGAGACCGTCGGGCTGCTGTCCGCCGACACCCTGGCCGAGATGTGCGAACCGCAGGTCGTCGTCGACCTGCCCGGACAACCCTGGACCACGGCCCACGGGCTGGGCTTCCAGCTGTGGAACGTCGACGGCCGGCGCTATCGGGGGCATGGCGGGTCGATGCCCGGATTCCTCGCCATGTTGGTGACCGATGATGACGGTGACGGGTGTGTGTTGATGGCCAACACGACCTCCGGCCCGCTGGCCCCACTGGCGTTCTCACTGCTCGACCTGCTCGGGGAACTCGAACCCCTCCCGGTGCAGCCGTGGAGCGCCGATGGCGACGCGGGCCAGCTCGATCTGGTCGGGACGTGGCACTGGGGACCGAGCATCATGGTCGCCCGCATCGTCGGTCCGCACCTTGTCCTCGGCGAGCCGGGCGTCGGTCGGGCGAGTCGTTTCGTGCGTACGGGCGACGATGCGTGGATCGGGCTCGACAGTTACTACGCCGGCGAGCCGCTGCGGGTGATCCGGCGTTCCGACGGGACCGTGTCCCACCTCGACATCGCATCGTTCCGCTTCACGCGTACGCCCTATGACCCGCACGGCGACATTCCCGGCGGCGTGGCCGAGTGGGCGTGA
- a CDS encoding SGNH/GDSL hydrolase family protein: protein MHAWGRWRQWLVGVLLIACLSVLTSVGGARLLRRQAALAREEIFARPLGETAPKGEKIYRERYPERLELLVVGDSIAAGLGAERRKETLGGRLAKALAKTTRRSVHLLTMAQVGAQTSMVHDQLDALPEDYRPDLAIVVVGGNDVTHRVPIGRSVADLVDVIDRLQELGAEVIVGTCPNLGAIRPLRQPLRSIAGRRSGLLARAQRRAALARGARTVSLGRVVGPIFLAEPERMFSLDRFHPSAAGYRRTAKAMLPSLLAALGELEELPKGHYAPRG from the coding sequence GTGCATGCGTGGGGCCGGTGGAGGCAGTGGCTCGTCGGGGTGCTGCTCATTGCCTGCCTCAGCGTCCTGACCTCGGTCGGAGGGGCCCGGCTGTTGCGGCGCCAGGCGGCCCTGGCGCGAGAAGAGATCTTTGCGCGTCCGCTCGGGGAGACAGCGCCGAAGGGCGAGAAAATCTATCGGGAGCGCTACCCGGAACGGCTCGAGCTGTTGGTCGTGGGCGATTCGATCGCTGCCGGCCTCGGCGCGGAGAGGCGCAAGGAAACGCTGGGCGGTCGGCTCGCCAAAGCTCTGGCCAAGACCACACGTCGATCGGTTCACCTCCTGACGATGGCGCAGGTGGGGGCGCAGACCAGCATGGTGCACGACCAACTCGACGCGCTGCCGGAGGATTATCGGCCCGACCTGGCGATCGTCGTGGTCGGGGGCAACGATGTGACCCACCGCGTGCCGATCGGGCGATCGGTTGCCGACCTGGTGGACGTGATCGATCGACTGCAGGAGCTCGGCGCCGAAGTGATCGTCGGCACCTGCCCCAACCTGGGCGCGATCCGGCCTCTGCGCCAACCACTGCGCAGCATCGCCGGTCGTCGTAGTGGATTGCTCGCCCGTGCCCAGCGCCGGGCCGCGCTGGCGCGCGGTGCTCGCACCGTGTCACTCGGCCGCGTCGTCGGGCCCATCTTCCTCGCCGAGCCCGAACGCATGTTCAGTCTCGACCGCTTCCATCCGAGTGCCGCGGGCTATCGCCGCACCGCCAAGGCCATGCTGCCGTCGTTGCTTGCAGCCCTCGGCGAACTCGAGGAGTTGCCCAAGGGGCATTACGCGCCGCGGGGCTGA
- a CDS encoding LuxR C-terminal-related transcriptional regulator, which produces MDLQLDRAGETAPSDGATRLVPQLVESALAGRATLLLLVGRNGDDVHSVIDSLVRPTAVARGVRDLTEVTGLAWESELEFGILDRLGLDRSDTTKSLGKAAANGPVVFVVCEAQDADATSLRALSSAIHRLHETPVLVVLAGTVADPTQEDDELLSELRRAHRRTTCVIEALDANGVREIASSLGVTLDEGVARRLCRHTDGSPAALSELLSHFDPIAWKAPDTQIPPTHSALARTKADLAAAGPDVTALVEACAAIGRWVTIEEAGAIAELADPLPVLDDALIRGLLRVRRASLRLLVGFPSRMARAAAYESMGVARQRFLHQRAASIMTDEGLALRQEAFAAGGPNAEVAARLDAYAQKCAAEGVWDTAGVAWLASSRLSTDPADQDRRLIACVDAKVSAGNLYDALALIPELERTMVSAQRDGVLGYHQLLLGHRDEADMLLRRAWQGALDEDNAETAAVVAHRLALHSLVDWDPAGLVQWCERASVDDPDSVPGLEARTMYGLGLAGQGRTEESLQVYADVTGAIRTGAQGQRALMGQGWLHLALDRVPLAAHELEMASPTSTWRGSTRVSLWANAWLAHSRLALGDLRAAQFAVDRAIPMLDETGQNIILPLVHWAGAHVAALRGDFALAEQHAAAAASVRTDYQGMQVAASMARAVVAMARSDYPAVLRAFEQLLARDLHPGIDEPGFWAWQDTYAIALVATGEHAAADAFLRPHEERAEARQHRSTLARLGGVRGRLHFTEGNAARGREAFESALGQISDLPLPLLRATLHFQYGQALRRVGKRRDAEGELYRARRGFAAMGATGNVDRCDRELKAGSRTRDADSLTDLTPQEQAVVDLVIQGMTNREVAATLFISVKTVQYHLTRVYSRLGVRSRSELAALRLGT; this is translated from the coding sequence ATGGATCTTCAGCTGGACCGTGCGGGGGAAACCGCCCCGTCTGATGGCGCGACTCGGTTGGTGCCCCAACTCGTTGAGTCGGCGCTGGCGGGCCGCGCCACTTTGTTGTTGCTCGTGGGTCGCAACGGCGATGATGTCCATTCGGTCATCGATTCGCTGGTGCGGCCCACTGCTGTTGCCCGGGGTGTGCGCGACCTCACCGAGGTGACCGGTCTCGCCTGGGAGTCCGAGCTGGAGTTCGGCATCCTCGATCGGCTGGGGCTGGACCGCAGCGATACGACCAAGTCGCTCGGCAAGGCTGCAGCGAATGGTCCGGTCGTGTTCGTGGTGTGCGAGGCCCAGGACGCCGATGCCACCTCCCTCCGCGCCCTTTCGTCGGCGATCCATCGCCTGCATGAGACCCCGGTTCTGGTGGTTCTCGCCGGCACGGTGGCCGATCCGACGCAGGAGGACGACGAACTCCTGTCGGAGCTGCGTCGGGCCCACCGACGCACGACCTGCGTCATCGAGGCGCTCGACGCCAACGGAGTCCGCGAGATCGCCTCCAGCCTGGGGGTCACCCTCGATGAGGGCGTCGCGCGGCGTCTGTGCCGCCACACCGACGGGTCGCCAGCAGCCCTGAGTGAGCTGCTGAGTCATTTCGACCCCATCGCCTGGAAGGCACCGGACACCCAGATTCCCCCCACTCACTCCGCGTTGGCGCGCACCAAGGCCGATCTGGCCGCTGCGGGCCCCGACGTCACAGCCCTGGTCGAAGCCTGCGCGGCCATCGGCCGCTGGGTGACGATTGAGGAAGCCGGCGCCATCGCCGAGTTGGCCGATCCGCTGCCCGTCCTCGACGATGCCCTGATCCGTGGCCTGCTGCGGGTCAGGCGCGCGAGTCTGCGCTTGCTGGTCGGTTTCCCGAGCCGGATGGCGCGCGCTGCGGCGTACGAATCGATGGGTGTGGCCCGCCAACGCTTCCTGCATCAGCGCGCCGCCAGCATCATGACCGATGAGGGCCTGGCCCTGCGGCAGGAGGCCTTCGCGGCGGGGGGACCGAACGCCGAGGTGGCGGCCCGGCTGGATGCGTACGCGCAGAAGTGCGCTGCCGAAGGCGTGTGGGACACGGCCGGGGTGGCCTGGCTGGCGTCGAGTCGGCTCTCGACGGATCCGGCTGACCAGGACCGCCGCCTGATCGCCTGTGTGGATGCGAAGGTCAGCGCCGGCAACCTCTATGACGCGCTGGCCCTGATCCCCGAACTCGAACGGACCATGGTGTCGGCGCAGCGCGATGGCGTGCTCGGCTATCACCAACTCCTGCTGGGCCACCGGGACGAGGCCGACATGTTGCTCCGACGGGCGTGGCAGGGAGCCCTGGACGAGGACAATGCCGAGACCGCAGCCGTCGTGGCCCACCGCCTGGCGTTGCACAGCCTGGTCGACTGGGATCCGGCCGGCCTCGTCCAATGGTGCGAGCGGGCCAGTGTCGACGACCCGGACTCGGTCCCTGGTCTCGAGGCCCGGACGATGTATGGCCTGGGCCTGGCGGGGCAGGGGCGTACGGAGGAGTCGCTGCAGGTGTACGCCGACGTCACCGGCGCCATCCGCACCGGAGCCCAGGGTCAGCGCGCCCTGATGGGCCAGGGCTGGCTGCATCTGGCGCTCGATCGGGTGCCGCTGGCGGCCCATGAACTCGAGATGGCATCGCCGACTTCGACCTGGCGGGGATCCACGCGCGTCTCGCTGTGGGCCAACGCCTGGCTGGCTCACAGCCGCCTCGCCCTCGGGGACCTTCGCGCTGCCCAGTTCGCCGTGGACCGGGCGATTCCGATGCTCGACGAGACGGGTCAGAACATCATCCTGCCGCTCGTGCACTGGGCGGGTGCGCACGTCGCCGCGCTGCGGGGCGACTTCGCGCTGGCCGAGCAGCACGCTGCGGCGGCGGCGTCGGTGCGGACCGATTATCAGGGCATGCAGGTGGCAGCCTCCATGGCGCGCGCCGTGGTGGCGATGGCGCGCAGTGACTATCCCGCAGTGCTGCGGGCCTTCGAGCAGCTGCTGGCCCGGGATCTTCACCCTGGCATCGACGAGCCGGGTTTCTGGGCGTGGCAGGACACCTATGCCATCGCGCTCGTGGCGACGGGTGAACATGCCGCCGCGGACGCGTTCCTGCGGCCGCACGAGGAGCGGGCCGAGGCCCGCCAGCATCGATCGACGCTGGCCCGGCTGGGCGGCGTACGCGGGCGGCTCCACTTCACCGAGGGCAATGCGGCGCGCGGTCGCGAGGCCTTCGAATCCGCACTGGGGCAGATCAGCGATCTGCCGCTGCCTCTCCTGCGGGCCACCCTGCATTTCCAGTACGGCCAGGCGTTGCGCCGCGTCGGCAAGCGCAGGGACGCCGAGGGTGAGCTCTATCGGGCGCGCCGGGGTTTCGCCGCGATGGGGGCGACCGGCAACGTCGATCGGTGCGACCGGGAGCTCAAGGCCGGCAGTCGCACCCGGGACGCCGACTCGCTCACCGATCTGACGCCGCAGGAGCAGGCAGTGGTCGATCTGGTGATCCAGGGCATGACCAACCGCGAGGTCGCCGCGACGCTCTTCATCTCGGTGAAGACCGTGCAGTATCACCTCACGCGCGTCTATTCGCGTCTGGGCGTCCGCTCCCGGTCGGAGCTCGCCGCGCTGCGACTGGGCACCTGA